Below is a window of Hydrogenimonas sp. SS33 DNA.
GCCACAGCTGAAAGAGGTGGAGGTGGAGCTGGGGGACTGGGTGCGCCTGACGAGTCCCCGGGCCGACGAAGCGTTCAAACGCCGCATTGAAGCGGTGGCCAAAATGATGAAACCCTGGCGAAAAGGCCCTTTCGACCTCTTCGGCGTCCGGATCGACAGCGAATGGCGAAGCGACAAAAAGTTCAACCTGTTGCGCCCCTATCTGGACCTGGAGGGCAAGCGGGTGGCGGATGTAGGGTGCAACAACGGCTATTACATGTTCCGGATGCTCGCCATGCGGCCGGCCTCGGTACTGGGTGTCGACCCTTCGCCGCTTTTCAAGACCCAGTTCGACCTCATCAACCGCTATCTTCGAAGCGACAGGCTTCGTTATGAAATGCTTGGGATTGAACATATGCGGCTCTTTGCCGATATGTTTGATACAATCTTCTGTCTGGGGGTGCTCTACCACCGCAGCGACCCGGTGGTGGCGCTGAAATCGCTGAAACAGTCCCTGAAAAAGGGGGGCGAACTCTTTTTGGACACCTTCTACATAGAAGGGGAAGAACCGGTCTGCCTAGTGCCCGAATCGACCTATTCGAAGATCGGCAACATCCACTTCGTACCGACGATCCCGGCACTGGAGCATTGGTGCAAAAAGGCCGGTTTCACCGGTTTCGAAGTGCTCGAAACGGTCAGGACGGGCATCGACGAGCAGCGAAAGACACCTTGGATCGACGGGGAGAGCCTCGAGGATTTTCTCGACCCAGAGGATCCCGCGAAGACGGTAGAGGGCTACCCGGCGCCCAGACGGGTGTATATCAAAGCGTACAGGAAATAACGATGGCCGAAGAGAAACTGGAAGATGAGACCGAAGAGGTAGAGAACGTCAACAGTAATGAAAATATTCCGTTGCGGACACATCAGCGCATCGACCAGTCCCTTTGCGGGACACTGGTGCAATTGAAACCGGGATATGCGAAGGTGGAGCTGGAGACGACGCGGGAGATGATCGTCGACGATATGGGACTGGTCCATGGAGGTTTCACCTTCGCCGCCGCGGACTTCGCCGCCATGGCCGCGGTGAATGAACCCAACGTGGTGCTGGTCAGCAGCAACTGCCGTTTCCTCTCACCCGTCAAGGTCGGCGACAAGGTGGTTTTCGAAGCGAAGGAGCTCTTTCGGGAGGCCCGCAAACGCAACATCCATGTCATCGGCTATTTCGAGGATATCAAGGTATTCGAAGGGGAGTTCATGGCGGTGGTGCTGGAGCGGCACGTTCTGAAGCTGAAACTGGTGAAGGACGAGGAGGAGTGACCCTTACCCTCCCAGCGCCCTGATCCAGTAGGGTATGTTCCTTTTCTCTTTGGCCAGCGTGGTGCTCGGGCCGTGCCCGGGGTAGAGGGTGACCTCCTTTTCGCAGGCCATCGCTTTTTTCAGGCTTTTTACCATGGCGGCGGGGTCGGAGTAGGGGAAGTCGACCCGGCCGATGGAGCCCTGAAAAAGAAAATCGCCGCAGAACCAGGCATCGCCGATTTCGATGGCGCTGCAGCCGGGGGTGTGCCCGGGGAAATGGAGAAAGGTGAAGGGGACGCCTTCGATCGTTACCCTTTCGTCCGGCTTGACCGCCACATCGGCCCGGCTGGGGGGCGTTCCCTGGCCGAAAGGGTCGTTCTCCAGCATGAAAAGATCCCCTTCGGGGCAGTAGATGGGCAGGTTCAGCCTCTCTTTGAGCTCGGCATTGCTCCAGACATGGTCGAAATGGCCGTGGGTATTGAGAATGGCCACCGGGTGGGTGACGCGGCTCTCCACCCACTCCGCCGCGCCGACACCCGGGTCGATGATGTAGTCTTTCCCATCCACCGTCACGATGTAGCAGTTGGTCTGATAGGCCCCCATGGGCTGCATCTGAATCTGCATGCTATAATCATCCTCATGGAATTTTTCACCACCTTACGGCAGGCCTTGCGCGAAAGCGACCCGTCCCGAAAAGGCGATCTCGTAGAGCAATTGTACACCAACTTGCGGCACGGTGTTTTCACTTTCGACCACGATACGCCCGTCGAAACCTTCGACACCCCCTCCTACGCCTCCGTCGCACCCATTGTCCGCCCCAGAGAGGTGCCCAAACGGAAGCGTTTCGACGACCCGGAGGGGCAGGGTGTGCTGCTTCACGCCATCGCCCATATCGAATACAGTGCCATCGACCTGGCCCTCGACTCGGCCTACCGTTTCCGCCGCATGCCCGAAGCCTACTACGCAGACTGGGTGGAGGTGGCCCATGACGAGGTACGCCATTTTCGGATGCTGGAAGCCCTGATGCGAAAAATCGGCGTCCGGTACGGCGACTATCCGGTCCATACGGCCCTTTTCGATGCCGGCAGAAAGAGCGGAGGCGACCCGCTCGAACGGATGGCGGTGGTGCCCCGCTACCTGGAGGCCAACGGGCTGGACGCCAACCCGAAGATCATCGAAAAACTGCGCCGCTACCCGCCGACGCCGATGCTCGAAGCGATCGTGGAGGCGTTGGAAGTGATACTGGAAGAGGAGGTCTCCCATGTGTCCAAGGGGGATCGTTGGTTCAAACATTTCTGTGAAGCGCGGGGGGTGGATACCGCTGTCTATTTCGACATTGTGGAGCGCTACTACCCGGGTCTGGAGCAAAAAAACCTTCGGCTCAATGTCGATGCCAGGCGTGCCGCCGGTTTCGCCTGTGATGAATTGAAACGGATGGGGGCCAAGAAGTGCGAATAGCGACACTTAGCTCGGAAGATTATATATAAAAGCAGCAATTCATAATAATTTCAGTATTATATTTCCAGTTTTAGAAATTCTCAGCGGAAGGAGTGAAGCGTGGCACGAGAGATTCCTTTTTTTGTACCCGACATCGGCCCGGCGGAGCGGGATGAGGTCGATCAGGTTCTGAGCCTCGAAGGTGAAGGGAAAATTGACGCACTGGAAGAGGCGTTCAGGAAAAAGACCGGCGCGACCTATGCCGTCTCCACCAACAGCGGCACGTCGGCACTGCATCTGGCCATGTGCGCCATGGACCTGAAGCGGGGCGACAAGATCATCTGCTCCGTCAACGCCTTTCCCTCCGTGCCCGAGGTGGTCCGCCATTTCGATGCGGAGCCGATCTTTGTCGATATCGACGGCGACGATTTCAACATCGACCTGGACGCCCTGGAGAAGGTGCTGGAAGAGAACCGCTCGAAAAAGCTCAAAGGGGCCATCGTCAACCATGTGGCGGGCCAGCCGACCGATCTGGCGCGACTCTACGACATCGCGGCGAAATACGGCATCAAGATCGTCGAAGACGCCAGTGACGCGCTGGGGGGAACCTACGACGGCAGGCCCATCGGTGCCACGGGAGCGGACATCACCTGCTTCAGCTTCTCGCCCCATATGAAAAACTCCATCGCCAACGCGGGGATGCTCCTTTGTGAAGACGATACCCTCCATGAGCGTGCCACGCTGCTGCGCAATCACGCCATCCAGTCCGACGGGTGGGACAAGTACGGCAACCTGGAGTATGTCTACGATGTGGTCGATATCGGTTGCAAGTACGACATCAGCCTGCTGGATGCCGCCTACGCCCTGGCCCAGTACAGGCGGATCGACAAGATGGTGGCGCGCCGCCAGGCGATCGCGGCGAAGTACGACAAGGCGCTGGCCGGCGTCAAGCATGTCACCCTGCCGGTAAAAAAGCGCGACCACATCTACCAGCAGTACATCATACGCATCGACCGCAACCGCGACGGCTTCGCCAGGGCACTGAAAGAGAAGGGGGTGCATACCGGGCTGCACTATATTCCCCTCCATCTGCTCAGCTACTACAAACAGAAATACGGCCTTCGCGTCAACGACTTCCAGCAGGCGCTGCAAACCTACCAGCAGGTGCTGTCGCTGCCCATCTACCACAACATGAGCGACGATGACGTGGCCTATGTCTGCAACGCCGTCCAAGAGGTCGCGGCGGCCCATATCTGAGCCTCCGGAAGGCGGCCGCTGCTTTCCCGCAGGGTTGCCTCCGATGATCCCAGCATCGTGAAATCTGCCGTCACATTCTTCGAAAACCTCTTCTACCGCCCCAAGTGGTACCACTGGGTCGCGGCATTCGTCCTTCTGCCGCTCTCTCTGCTCTACGGTTTGGTGATGTTTCTCAGGCGCCGCCTCCTGCGCCCGCGCGATATGGGCGTGCCCGTCGTCAGTGTCGGCAACCTCACCGTCGGCGGCAGCGGAAAGACCCCCATGACCATCACGTTGGCCCGCCGTTTCGAAAAGGCGGCGGTGGTGCTTCGGGGGTATGGCCGCAAGAGCGAGGGGTTGCACGTCGTGAGCCTCTGGGGAGCGGTTCAGTGCGGCGTCGAAACCGCCGGCGACGAAGCGATGCTGCTGGCCCGCAAACTTCCCGAAGCCACGGTCATCGTGGCGGAAGATCGGGTGGAGGGGATAGAAAAGGCCAAAGAGGCCGGGGCAAAGGTGGTCTTTCTCGACGACGGGTTTTCGAAAGTCGGCATCGAAAAGGTCGACCTCCTGCTGCTTCCCTCCGACCTGCCCAACCCCTTTCCCCTGCCGTCGGGCCCCTTTCGGGAGTTTCCATTCGAAAAGCGCCGGGCCGACATTGTTTTGAAGGAGGGGCGCGATTTTCGGCGCGAAGTGCATTGCCCAGAGTGCGACAAATTCCGCCGTCTGCTGCTGGTCACGGCCATCGCCAACCCCGCCAGGCTGGAGCCCTGGCTGCCGAAGAATCTGGCCGGCCGCCTCCTCTATCCCGACCATGCCTGGTTCGACGAAGAGCAGATTCGCGAAAAAATGGCGGAGACGGGCGCCGACGCCCTGCTGGTGACCGAAAAAGATGCGGTAAAATTGGAGAAGTTCAACCTTCCGATGGCCCGGCTGGAGCTGCAGATGCAGGTCGACCCGGCCATTGTGGAGAGAATCGCAGGGGAGGTGCAGCGATGAAACGTCTTGTAGCTATCGGTTCGCTTTTGATGGCGGCAGCCCTTTTCGCGGCAACGTTCGCGTGGGATTTCGAAAAGACGCCGATCGGGAAGGTGCCGAAGGGGTGGCAGGTCGGGGTGACCAACGCCGACACCCTGCCGGAGTGGAAAG
It encodes the following:
- the cmoB gene encoding tRNA 5-methoxyuridine(34)/uridine 5-oxyacetic acid(34) synthase CmoB produces the protein MKDETLEKVIDERKRWLEWKNIRPLREALASLPQLKEVEVELGDWVRLTSPRADEAFKRRIEAVAKMMKPWRKGPFDLFGVRIDSEWRSDKKFNLLRPYLDLEGKRVADVGCNNGYYMFRMLAMRPASVLGVDPSPLFKTQFDLINRYLRSDRLRYEMLGIEHMRLFADMFDTIFCLGVLYHRSDPVVALKSLKQSLKKGGELFLDTFYIEGEEPVCLVPESTYSKIGNIHFVPTIPALEHWCKKAGFTGFEVLETVRTGIDEQRKTPWIDGESLEDFLDPEDPAKTVEGYPAPRRVYIKAYRK
- a CDS encoding hotdog domain-containing protein → MAEEKLEDETEEVENVNSNENIPLRTHQRIDQSLCGTLVQLKPGYAKVELETTREMIVDDMGLVHGGFTFAAADFAAMAAVNEPNVVLVSSNCRFLSPVKVGDKVVFEAKELFREARKRNIHVIGYFEDIKVFEGEFMAVVLERHVLKLKLVKDEEE
- a CDS encoding MBL fold metallo-hydrolase: MQIQMQPMGAYQTNCYIVTVDGKDYIIDPGVGAAEWVESRVTHPVAILNTHGHFDHVWSNAELKERLNLPIYCPEGDLFMLENDPFGQGTPPSRADVAVKPDERVTIEGVPFTFLHFPGHTPGCSAIEIGDAWFCGDFLFQGSIGRVDFPYSDPAAMVKSLKKAMACEKEVTLYPGHGPSTTLAKEKRNIPYWIRALGG
- a CDS encoding ferritin-like domain-containing protein, whose product is MYTNLRHGVFTFDHDTPVETFDTPSYASVAPIVRPREVPKRKRFDDPEGQGVLLHAIAHIEYSAIDLALDSAYRFRRMPEAYYADWVEVAHDEVRHFRMLEALMRKIGVRYGDYPVHTALFDAGRKSGGDPLERMAVVPRYLEANGLDANPKIIEKLRRYPPTPMLEAIVEALEVILEEEVSHVSKGDRWFKHFCEARGVDTAVYFDIVERYYPGLEQKNLRLNVDARRAAGFACDELKRMGAKKCE
- a CDS encoding DegT/DnrJ/EryC1/StrS aminotransferase family protein, with protein sequence MAREIPFFVPDIGPAERDEVDQVLSLEGEGKIDALEEAFRKKTGATYAVSTNSGTSALHLAMCAMDLKRGDKIICSVNAFPSVPEVVRHFDAEPIFVDIDGDDFNIDLDALEKVLEENRSKKLKGAIVNHVAGQPTDLARLYDIAAKYGIKIVEDASDALGGTYDGRPIGATGADITCFSFSPHMKNSIANAGMLLCEDDTLHERATLLRNHAIQSDGWDKYGNLEYVYDVVDIGCKYDISLLDAAYALAQYRRIDKMVARRQAIAAKYDKALAGVKHVTLPVKKRDHIYQQYIIRIDRNRDGFARALKEKGVHTGLHYIPLHLLSYYKQKYGLRVNDFQQALQTYQQVLSLPIYHNMSDDDVAYVCNAVQEVAAAHI
- a CDS encoding tetraacyldisaccharide 4'-kinase yields the protein MKSAVTFFENLFYRPKWYHWVAAFVLLPLSLLYGLVMFLRRRLLRPRDMGVPVVSVGNLTVGGSGKTPMTITLARRFEKAAVVLRGYGRKSEGLHVVSLWGAVQCGVETAGDEAMLLARKLPEATVIVAEDRVEGIEKAKEAGAKVVFLDDGFSKVGIEKVDLLLLPSDLPNPFPLPSGPFREFPFEKRRADIVLKEGRDFRREVHCPECDKFRRLLLVTAIANPARLEPWLPKNLAGRLLYPDHAWFDEEQIREKMAETGADALLVTEKDAVKLEKFNLPMARLELQMQVDPAIVERIAGEVQR